The DNA window cacacacacacacatcatgatctAGCTGGTTTATAAATAGCTGGGTTTCCACCTAACTCTTTCAGCTATTTTCAGCGCATTCATGAAAATTCATGTTAAGGAAATGCAAGGCTGTGCACATTTCCATCCGTTGTGTCAGATGAATCACAATAGCACACACTCCTAATGAAGGGAGGAGTTCTGAAGAGCTGTGAGGTCAAAACTTTAAAAACGAATGTTCATAAAACTTAATCACTTTATACACTAAGCAACTCAATTCATCTACCCATTTCCAGTAAAATAATTCCTAATTCAATTTAAATTGTAATCCTATTTCAAGCATCACCACTAAGGACTTCCTATTGGAACTGTCAATATTAGCATTACAAAGTTGGTCGCTGAAGCCCAGCTGGTGTACTCCAAGATGAGTACCTTGAGGAAAATGTTCATGTGAGGCACATTCCATCATTTGtgatgacacatacagtagtttgtGATCAGTGGCTTAGCTGAGCGTATAATGAGCATTCCAAAGGCTACCGCTGGCGAGCACCTGAACCTCTATTGAATAGCACTTTGTCTTTTCACTTGCCAAACACTGACTAATTCACTCACTGAATCACAGTATGTGGGATAGTAAAGGATGCTCACCTTGCTCAGCTCGTGAGCGCTACCATCTGGCATGAGAGTGAACTGTGAGAGCATGAGGGAGTCTGTGACCACAGCCAGCACGGCCTTCCGCTCCACATACACCAGTTTCTGCACTGCGCCCTCTACTGTTAGCACGCACACATTGCGTCCCCGCTCATCAACACTGTAAACACATCcttcagagacacaaacacatacacacaaggaaTATGGTGAAATGGTACgatagataacacacacacacacacacacacacacacacacactactacaatCCATGAGaggtcaaacaaacaaaacagccacAAGTCAATATGGGGCACACTTACCATCAGCTGTGCTGCAGTACAGTTGAAGTGTGTCCTGTCGTGTAGATCCTCTTCCTGCCTTCTTCCAGTTAAACATGTCTAGAGCATTCTCATCACCACTGACTGCTGCACGGGCCAGTAGAGCcacatctctacacacacacacacacacacacacacacacacacacacacaacacacacacacgcacacaccaatgCTGGTGGTGAGTATTTGGAATCCTACTGAAGGTTGTTACTATGAGAGTGTACTAAACGCATACATCTAGATGGGTGTAGGGGAACTCACTCTGTGGGTGCAGTGGGTCTGTAGATGCAGCAGGTGAGAGGCTTGCCATAGTCCTGCTTTACAATATGCGTCCCCTGAAATCTGCCTCTGGCATCTACCTTCCATAGAGCCAGCACACCAgcctacatacaaacatacacacgcatgcacgcacacagacatgcaagaATGACATGTAGAAATAATTTAAAAGCCAAACAAGAATTGTGTTACCATCGACTTTTGGTATTGGCTGTTTGAAAGAACGTCGCCTACAGTGAATCAAAAGCTTTCCTTGCATACCTAATGTCATGTTTTGTTAGTCTACACAAAGAAGTTGGACAGGTGACTGGCTCCAATGTCTGACATTGCTGATTGCTTCCTATTACCATTCACCAACGCTCAACTGTATTTACAAAAACAGTTCACTTGGAAAACAGACAAATAGCGTACATCCAACTCACAGTGAATTGTCCCTCTATCCTCTACCAAGGCAGAGTGTCACTTTGAAGTGTTTGGTTAACATCGCTGAATCTCAAAGTTTCTGCCCTCTCCCTGTTTACACATTTACTCAGCACTGAAGTCCCACTATTAGGTGCACTAATAACATTGGGTAAAAAATAGGGaatgagtgggtgagtgtgtaaatgtgtgtgtgtgtgtgtgtgtgtgtgtagtgtactgacCTGATCACCTGTGACCAGTCTTCCTCCACTGTGGCTCCACTCCAAGAGTGTGatgcaggcagtgtgtgtgttgtttgacaGAGGAGTGGTTTCACCTGTGGGGTgtgccagcagcagcacctctcCAGTctcccatcccacacacagcacaggcttGCTGGGATGCCAGCTCAACACTGATGGGCTACAGCCTCGCTCAATTCTACACAGTTCAACATgatcaccctacacacacacacacgcacacgcacgcgcgcgcacgcgcacgcacacgcacacgcacacgcacacgcacacgcacacgcacacccacacccacacccacacgcacacgcacacgcacacgcacacacacacagagtggaaagagagagagaagtagtaAAACTGTCAATAACCACATCAGGGTTCTCACTTTAAGtgaaatgtaaaattccatgacttttccctgacaAAAACCCTTCTATACAATGAATGGTACAAAACAGACCAAAGATTTCAGAAAAATCCCATAGCGTTCAAGAATCTTTTACTTTTCTTCAGATCGGGAGGTGAATAATGGAcattgaataaacaaagttggTCCATGATTTTGTCCCCAAAATGATCAAATTCCCAAACTTTCCATATCTACATATGTAGAATAGATATTCCAAAATTCCATGGCCTGTGGGAAACCAGCTGCTTCATAAAGATTCCAAGGGTGACTTAATTGTGTGGCCTTTAACTGACACCATCAGCCACTGTGGTCAATCTGGGCATATCAATATTCACTTACATGCTGGTGGTAGAGGCTGACGCTGCCTCCGGTGACAGGACTGATGGATCCTACCGCAAGCACAGGTTGGGTGGAGTGCCAAGCGATGAGGAAAGGTGTTCCACTGTTCTCCGGAGCCTCGATCCGGTGGTCAAAATACACCGCCATCTCTACAAGAGATGTTAAGAAGACGTAAACGACACCACACCTATATCACTAGTGTCCAGTAAAGGTGGCAGTTTAACTGTTTCGTACTGCCATAAATTATGCTAGATGAAGTTATTACTTAGGAGAGCAGCCATATCAATTAGCCATCTAACAGCAACCAAGAAAAGTTATTCCATGCACTTATGCAGTGGCTACGTTATCTATACAATACAGTACAGCCTAGGAACTTTAGTTACCACACACAGCAAGCACAGCAACAGGTCAATTTGACAGTGTGTAAACTGTAACGTAAACagccacgttttgcctttttattCAATATAAAAACTAATATTAACGATTGGCAGAACTGGTGTAGAAGCTTTATTAGCCAACTATTAGGTGGATGCTGAAGTGTGCGAACCCCATTTTAATGCAATATCGTTGGGTGGAATATAATTATTTGACGGTAAAGGTTAAAAATCCATCTTCACATCAGATAGGCTTAACTTGTTTGACGTACCAAATATGAgttcttccaaaaaaaaaacatattatggAGATGGACCGCTAACGTTAAGGGCTGAGAGCAGTCGTGTTATCGTTTGCTGCGTTCAACTCACCCAACAACTTTAACTTGTTACTcatgtaaaaataaaatatatcatATCTATCCAGCTAATTTGCTAAAGTGACGCTAGAAGTGTTAGCTAGCCAGTAATTGAGAATGCTCGTATGCAGCAGTCATATTCAGCTAGTTAGCAAGAAGGTAAAGTTAGCATAGCAAGCTAGCTAATCCATATCAGCCTGCAAGCAAGCAAGGCCTGGTAAAATAAGTACAGCTTGTGTGCCGTTGTATGGTTATCATGCGATTACTTATATAGTGAAAATACAACATACCTGAAAAAACGTCTGAGCCGTTCCTTTGATAAAACTGTAAGAAGTGTAGCCTGCATAGAAAATGTAGCTTCTTAGCCAACAATGTTTAGATCTAGGTTTTCACACGGCTGTACTGTGAAGCGTCGTTTTCAGTAACCCAGACAACCGATTCTTCGAGGCTCGCATGAAGGGCGGAGACACGAGTGCTTCCGAATATGATCCGAATTGCTTTTCGTTCACACCTGTTTTTTGCCAGAACGACTTATCAAATAGTTCTACCTTTGACAGTTCTACACATTCCAGTTAATCCACCTGTTGCATCATTTATAACGGTTTACAGACGATGGGACACAAGAATCTTATGTTAGATGTCCATTTGTCAAACAATACACATTACAAGCTATAAGGGCGTTATATATGCCCATATTGTATTAGGGTATTATTTGGGTACTTTATAACAATCAATTTGCTACTGTCTAAAACTATTGGTGCATTTTAAAAATAGCTCTCTAGCCCATTTCATAAACCTCTGCGTATTTGCATCGAGAACTAACAGATAAGTACATAATGTCCTGCTTTATGAGCTGgagatggtctgcacactgtatgAGCTCAAAGATATACAGTGCTTTATTTTCTCTAAAAAGGTGACGTTTCAGTCTCAAAAGATCTTCATCATCAGGCTTGAACACATTGCCTTtgtagagaaaataaaatatgtattgGAACTCATATAGTGTGCAGACCATCTCCTCTCTCGGACATGTTTTGGCACCTGTGAAAATATgttttggatgtgcgcacccatTCTCCACAAATACTGCTTTATATGAGCTACCATAAACAATGTCAGATCTGTGTTTTTCCTCCTGATGACTGCCCTGTTGAATAGTATGGAGAGCATTATAATAAAAAGATAATATAGAAAAGGAACGAGCattgtttcttcttcttcttttttaaaaaaagtcactttatttattttcattgtatTCACCCAGTGAATACATGTGATGAAATGATATATCTTAGCATGAGCAAGAACAGTTTTCCTACAAAGTCCCCATGAAGCAAacaattctgttgtgttatgtcTGAATCCAAGTCAAAAATCTGTTCATAGTTATTTTTGTGTTTCTGCATTAAGTTCTTTCTTCAAGCTCCTCTCCTGCAGCACCAGGCACTGTACTGCCAAGTTCCGACAATCAGCATCAACGTCCGTCTCTGCCACCTctacagtgcacacagacacatgaaatgATCACATCGATAAAGCACATCATCACATAGGTATGTATGTACAGCATACATACTAGTTGGTAGTGTTTTCTTGTACAAACCTGCGAGCCAAGCTCTTGTGTCCATTAGGTCTTCACTCAGTTCTTGGAGGAGACTCTGGCTCGGCATGGCCAAgaacacagcgcacacacacatcaacacaccccGCCGCACAGACctcagaaagacaaagaaatgaATAGCattagacaaaacaaaacattttcactTTTATCACTAGGGTTTTGAGCGAACTACTCACTGGTCACAGTGGAAACGTAATGCCCACACAAAGTCCAGCAGTGCCTTTCCCATCTGAGTGGCCACCTTCACACACCAAACCAAAAAGATAATTGTTCAACCACTTTGGGCAAGGAGGAAGTTGAGCTTGTTGTGTATGATTTAAGAgcgtctgtgtgtaagtgtatgtgtgtacacaccggTGCATGAATGGCTAGATGCATAAGCAGTCCCAGAGTGCTAAGCAGCTGTGCAAGCACCAGGTGGTCACTCCCcatcaggtcaaaggtcacctgtGGCCTGTAATCGTAATCATTAAATAATGGTATTGAACAGTTGCCTCACCAAAGCACATTCCACACGAGAGTGAAGACAACTTACTATTATTAGCCACGTGTGTCCTGGCTGAAAATAATATGtaaatgtttttgtatgttgTGTACTGTCCACATTATCtttattgtattgtatattgTTTAAATCTTATatctacactatattgccaaaagtattgggtcacttgccttgacccccctaatgacttaagtgacatcccattcttaatccgtagggtttaatatgacgttggtccaccctttcaGGCTGTAACAGCTTTGacttttctgggaaggctttccataaggtttaggagtgtgtttatgggaatttttggccattcttccagaagtgcatttgtgagctcacacactgatgttggacaaggcgactggctctcagtttccgctctaattcatcccaaaggtgttctatcgggttgaggtcagcactctgtgcaggccagtgaaGTTCATCCAGACCAAACTCtgagatccatgtctttatggaccttgctttgtgcactggtgcacagtcatcaacagagtgctgacctcaacccgatagaacacctttgggatgaattaaagcagAAACTCAGAGCCAGTCTCTTCattcaacatcagtgtgtgacctcacaaatgcgcttctggaagaatggccaaAAAACACACTACTAGaccttatggaaagccttcccagaagagttgaagctgttatagctggaaagggtggaccaacgtcatattaaaccctatggattaagaatgggatatcacttaagtcattaggggggtcaaggcaggtgagcgaatacttacagtatatagtgtatattgtgttgattgttgtattgatacATCTTGACTACACTGGGCTCCGTTTCCCTGaagcatagttgctaactacaGTGCATCCATGGCAGCATCACTGCCAAATGTGAGTCAACCATATTTGAGTCCCACGTAAATACAGGAAGTCGGTGTTGATATGATATGCGGTCGTATTTCAGTCACAAGAGCTACTAAATATGCTcttatttttaaataaaatgtgtgaCAACATGAAGCgtaagtgtttgtgcatgcgtaaCTCAAATCTACGgactcacatacagtagttagcatctatgcttttgggaaacggACCCCTGTTTAAGAGACATCAACGGCTGGAGACCAAATACTTGTTTGTGTCAATATGCAATAAAGCAATGATTAAAGTCCCTTATACATCCACATTTTAATTAAAAAGGTCTCAGTCCCAGTCACACACCGGTCATAGCTCTTGAGCAGTGGAAAGAAGAAGTAGCCAGCCACAGGAGCATAGAGGCTTGGGGACGCTTTAGGTGGTGGTTGAGATGGTCCCTGTAGAAAACACAAAATGAATCAGTGACAATCACAAtaagacatacagagagaaagagaaacacagaaagatggacagagacacagacacagatacacccccacacacacacacatacatacacacttacctTGCAGAATCGTCTGGTTTTACTTTTGATGCGCTCATCCACCACCTGCCTCCAGTGCTTCAGGTCATTCATTGGCTCCAGTGGCGTCACCAGAGCAACCGCAGAAGTGGCCACACTCTTGTTAGAGACTGGCTGAGACAACTCCTGGGCAGTCAGAGCAATCACCTGTTAAAAGAAACAACTTCATATAATCTCATTCTTTCAAAAAGGGATTCCTGCCTTTtaatttttaaatatttacctATTGAGTGGAACATTTGATCTGCCACACAGTCCACATAACCACTATTGTATCTACCTTTGTTATGAGCATGTAGATCATGtagacaaaatataaaatatatactaATGTACAACTGTAGATTAGTGGTGCTATCTGACCTCTAGCATATCCAGGCGTTGGCGCAGGTTGTAGTTCAGCGAGTAGAACTCTGTGGTCAGGTACTCTGCCACCTAGAGacatggagggaaagagagaagtcCAGCCAACAAACCCAGCAAGAGATGTGTGCATGGAGACCAAGCAGGTGCAACGGAAGCTAACTTACAGGTACAGGGTCAGTAACAGCGAGAGCCACCATGGCTCTCTGGCGATGAAAGAGGAAGCTGGGGTTGCTGTACTTGTCTTCCATGTGCAACAGCACCTTACTGAAGTCCACACTGACCTACAGGAATGACAACACATTATATTCCACTATCATGACTCAAGCACTATCAAAGAATTGGTATTGCTTTTGGTCATCCACTTATTCATTTGTTGTCATAATACACTTATTCATATTTTATTCTCATATACGAGTTGTCTTTTGATCTGACCTCTTTTGTGGTGCTTACGTGCCTTCTCACAAGGCCATCTGCGGCCTGTaagcacgcactcacacgctcTGGGTCTTCAGAGGTCAGCAAACCTGCAAACaaaatccacacacatccagttCAATCCTACGATACAGTGATGCATATCTGAGACAATGATACCAAACTGACTTGCTGTCAAATGAAGTGCACAATGGCTAAAGTAATCATGAAGTGAACTCACCGTCCAGGCAGTCGCGGAGATAGCGTGGCGGAGGACACTTCTGCTGCACCTCATCAGCTGACATGTCATAAGGAGTCAGCTCATCATCACTGAAAAGAGAACATTGTTTCTCTAATTATTCTGAAGACATGTCCAGCTGGTTGCCGacacaaaagggagagagataaggaaTGAGAGGAAAACAAACCAAGCAGTACAGAGGAAACTGAAAGACCTAGGAACTGGTTTCATGTATCGCCACCAGCAAAGGCCGAGTATAGAGCTCTACCAACACAGGGACTTACCTATCCAGATCTGAGTCTGGCTGTGCTGCAGGCTTAGATGGGTGTGGAGGTGATGAACTCCTCATGTCCCTTCCAGGCTCAGGACTACTCTTCACATCTACCTCTGGCTCAGGACtgcaaaaacatgaaaatgacaaCCAGTGCTACACAAATAAACCAAGAATTCAACCCAATTCTGTATGGTGTTTAACCCAATTCTATTCACGCGTGTTAAATATAATATGATTTCAGAAAgcaacatgaagctagcagtaGTTTCCTGTAGATTCTCCATGAACAAGAGGTGTATTGTGGAGTTCAGGCAATGCTGTAGTGCAGTATTAATGCATGCACTTTCTGCCGGCTATGTGCAAGCAAATACATGAAACATGTTTATTGAGTCTACCTGGGttctggttttatttcagctgGCTTCATTATTTCCAGAAGGGCTTTGGTCTCATCGTCATGCTCATACTGTTAtccacagacaaaaacacttcAGAATCCTCATCACACATTTAGACACACTGTACATTCTAGGGCCATTTCCACATATATTCTACCAATGTGACTGCCAGGCTTATCTAGTCTAAGTAGGACTATTTCATCAATTAATGGGaagcaaaaagcaaaaacagATTTATGATTACTGTTATTATTGTCAACACTTATCAACTAACAACTACACAGAGACAACATTGACTGATATGAGTAGCACACCATCTTGTTAATTTATTTCCTAATGTGTAACCATTTCAGATGAAAGGTTACCTGAAAGGAGAGGCGTGCGGTGGCTGTGTCCATGTGTTGACTGATGGACTCTCCCACCACCATTCCAATCCGGCGCACACGCAGCACACTGCTGTCCAAATGGCACTGCATACCACTCAACATGCACTGACGAAGCACtgaacacagacaaagacaactTTAGACGTATACACTTAACATACAAGTACAACTCCTGCATAtcatgtgtatgtgcttttgtgtgtgggtgcaggtttttgtgtgtgtgggagtgagtgtgtgtgtttgttacccTCTTGCTGCTGCTCTATCTCTGGAGGTTTCATCAGACTCAAAGCCAGCAGCAGAGCTTTGCTCACATACAGCTGCTGCTCAACGGTGGTGTGCTTGACTGCACTGCTGTTACTCCACGCCTGGCACAGCGCCCGCAGCACCTGCACACAGGCACATCCCCGCATGGTCATATGGTGCATTATGTGGGTGTAAATACTGAAcgacacagacatgcactcacAAGGAGTCAATACCTGTGCAAGGAGAGGTCGACGCTCTTCATCCTGCGCTAGATAACCAAGCAAAGTCCTCAACACACAATCCTGGAAGGACAGAGTGGAATGGAGACAGATTTGAGAATTCTACTGAATGCATTCCATAAGTGAGACTGAAAAGGGCTGCTTGAGATCATCTAGTATGTATTACTACCCACCTTGTGATGGTACTGCAGCAGCAGGAATTTGTGAGTGATAACAAACTTCGCCTTCGGATTCTTTAGCACTATGTTGCCCATAATCCTGGACAGGGTTTCAGGGCTGT is part of the Sardina pilchardus chromosome 22, fSarPil1.1, whole genome shotgun sequence genome and encodes:
- the telo2 gene encoding telomere length regulation protein TEL2 homolog, yielding MEAEVRLEITQHIRTVTLSRETENVFDALRALSGYLGDSCSVRAEFCRVFYTPLLQGLVNGLSSDWFHNLPGPQRTELWDNFFLRGPPDQALLTLLDAITSSDPSAGLEHLVYVLEQFLSTGCLEVLLWSRCEGRGMADSLQVREVLLGRLVGLPTLTANKLQTKTPPAFMPQQYCTHLANTILSVLEKTCKALRGGQDCSLGFVGQVLGKACAQGHTALLFRTLAPRLSAHTLSDALWRRVSVKLLENIPDRWMEAVVTGLVQAVNGPETLSRIMGNIVLKNPKAKFVITHKFLLLQYHHKDCVLRTLLGYLAQDEERRPLLAQVLRALCQAWSNSSAVKHTTVEQQLYVSKALLLALSLMKPPEIEQQQEVLRQCMLSGMQCHLDSSVLRVRRIGMVVGESISQHMDTATARLSFQYEHDDETKALLEIMKPAEIKPEPSPEPEVDVKSSPEPGRDMRSSSPPHPSKPAAQPDSDLDSDDELTPYDMSADEVQQKCPPPRYLRDCLDGLLTSEDPERVSACLQAADGLVRRHVSTTKEVSVDFSKVLLHMEDKYSNPSFLFHRQRAMVALAVTDPVPVAEYLTTEFYSLNYNLRQRLDMLEVIALTAQELSQPVSNKSVATSAVALVTPLEPMNDLKHWRQVVDERIKSKTRRFCKGPSQPPPKASPSLYAPVAGYFFFPLLKSYDRPQVTFDLMGSDHLVLAQLLSTLGLLMHLAIHAPVATQMGKALLDFVWALRFHCDQSVRRGVLMCVCAVFLAMPSQSLLQELSEDLMDTRAWLAEVAETDVDADCRNLAVQCLVLQERSLKKELNAETQK